The Aequorivita sublithincola DSM 14238 genome window below encodes:
- a CDS encoding glycosyltransferase family 2 protein, with amino-acid sequence MPKFSVVIAVFNKEKYIADTLKSVLAQTFTDFEVVILNDGSTDKSEAEILKFKDPRIRYFSKENSGASAARNFTIQEAKSEYIALMDADDYWYHFYLEEQNRLLTEFPEESVFATATEIKRNGKIFKNSYSIKTIENDAVVVDYFEASQLDSVLLSISTVLKKEVFENAGWYNPKIKSGEDTDLYVRIGLKYKVVFSPKVCATYLVRENSLFKSIKNLDEKANFEAYEVYEEENPALKKFLDLNRYSLCILAKVEGNKDAFQKNYKKISPRNISKKQRFLLQQNKTVLKYMLRTKNGLEKLGLRLGTFK; translated from the coding sequence ATGCCTAAGTTTTCAGTAGTCATAGCGGTCTTTAATAAAGAAAAATATATTGCGGACACTTTAAAAAGTGTTTTGGCCCAGACATTTACAGATTTTGAAGTTGTAATTTTAAACGATGGTTCCACAGACAAAAGTGAAGCTGAAATCCTAAAATTCAAGGATCCGCGGATTCGCTATTTTTCAAAAGAAAATAGTGGCGCTTCCGCTGCAAGGAATTTCACAATCCAAGAAGCAAAATCTGAATATATTGCCCTTATGGATGCTGATGATTATTGGTATCATTTTTATTTAGAAGAGCAAAACCGTTTATTGACTGAGTTTCCCGAAGAATCAGTTTTTGCAACGGCCACAGAAATTAAACGAAATGGAAAAATATTTAAAAACAGTTATTCTATTAAAACCATTGAAAACGATGCTGTTGTCGTAGATTATTTTGAAGCAAGTCAACTCGATTCTGTATTGTTAAGTATTTCCACAGTATTAAAAAAAGAAGTTTTTGAAAACGCGGGTTGGTACAATCCAAAAATAAAAAGCGGCGAAGACACAGATCTATACGTAAGAATCGGTTTAAAATACAAAGTAGTTTTTAGCCCAAAGGTATGCGCGACTTATCTGGTTCGGGAAAATAGTCTGTTTAAAAGTATAAAAAACCTGGATGAAAAAGCAAATTTCGAAGCATACGAAGTTTACGAAGAAGAAAATCCTGCTCTTAAAAAATTCTTAGATTTAAACCGATATTCACTTTGCATTTTAGCCAAAGTGGAAGGAAATAAAGACGCTTTTCAGAAAAATTATAAGAAAATAAGCCCAAGGAATATAAGTAAGAAACAACGATTCCTTCTTCAGCAGAACAAAACGGTTTTAAAATATATGCTTAGAACTAAAAACGGTTTAGAAAAACTAGGTTTAAGGTTAGGCACCTTTAAATGA
- a CDS encoding glycosyltransferase family 2 protein, which produces MISILIPTYNYNVFPLVENLHKQCENAEIAYEILVVDDASNHKNIIEENSKINSLIHCSFQVLEENIGRSKIRNLLAEKAKYGWLLFLDADTFPSNSEFISKYITALSKGSTVIFGGIGYPENTSKNFSLRYKYGTERESLPLSERLKIPYRSFITMGFAIKKEVFGKIKFNENLSGYGYEDSVFAYELQKNKTPLFHIDNPVIHLNLETNADFINKSQLALQNLLNFHETGAIDDETVKILKTYLKLKRSNLLFGVRWFFNLSKNKMLKNLNSSKPSLFYFDLYRLGYLSTLKPENA; this is translated from the coding sequence ATGATTTCCATACTCATCCCAACATATAATTATAACGTCTTTCCGTTAGTTGAAAACTTGCATAAACAGTGCGAAAATGCTGAGATTGCCTATGAAATATTGGTGGTTGACGATGCTTCCAATCACAAAAATATAATTGAAGAAAATTCAAAAATCAACTCATTGATTCATTGCAGTTTTCAAGTTTTGGAAGAAAATATTGGGCGAAGTAAAATCCGAAATCTGTTGGCTGAAAAAGCAAAATATGGTTGGTTACTATTTCTTGATGCAGACACTTTTCCTTCAAATTCAGAATTCATTTCAAAATACATTACGGCTCTTTCAAAGGGAAGTACGGTTATTTTTGGCGGAATTGGATATCCAGAAAACACTTCAAAAAATTTTAGTTTGCGTTATAAATATGGAACCGAACGAGAAAGTCTGCCGCTCTCAGAACGACTTAAAATTCCATACCGAAGTTTTATAACAATGGGCTTCGCTATTAAGAAAGAAGTTTTTGGGAAAATAAAATTCAATGAAAATCTTTCTGGCTATGGCTATGAGGATTCTGTTTTTGCCTATGAACTTCAAAAAAACAAAACTCCTCTGTTTCATATTGACAATCCTGTAATTCATTTAAATTTGGAAACAAATGCTGATTTTATAAACAAATCTCAACTTGCTCTCCAAAATTTGTTGAATTTTCATGAAACAGGCGCAATAGATGACGAAACTGTGAAAATATTAAAGACATATCTAAAACTAAAAAGAAGCAATCTTCTTTTCGGCGTGCGATGGTTTTTTAATCTTTCAAAAAACAAAATGCTGAAAAATCTAAATTCCTCAAAACCATCACTCTTCTATTTTGATTTATATCGGTTGGGATATCTAAGCACCTTAAAACCAGAAAATGCCTAA
- a CDS encoding methyltransferase domain-containing protein, with protein sequence MNLRINSEHFFSIQKRLLYFSRMYQTLKKVALSVIPRKFLFENEAFFRSVFAFHLRGKNHECTVCGRGNKEFLEIPDGDLLCPFCGSRSRTRRLYWFLNENDLICGKVLHFSPSRSVYRLLKKNANITYFSTDFEDEFLADYRYDITQIIKENDFFDLIICYHILEHIENDKKAMEELHRVLKSGGTCIIQTPFKEGNIYEDFSKKTSEERLAAFGQEDHVRIYSVEGLQKRLNENGFINVEIKTFPANERYGFMEETVLIAKK encoded by the coding sequence ATGAATCTGCGAATCAATTCTGAACATTTTTTTAGCATCCAAAAAAGATTGCTGTATTTTAGCAGAATGTATCAAACGCTTAAAAAAGTTGCACTTTCTGTGATTCCGCGAAAATTCCTCTTTGAAAACGAGGCGTTTTTTCGGTCTGTTTTTGCTTTTCACTTGCGTGGAAAAAATCACGAATGCACCGTTTGTGGTCGCGGAAATAAAGAATTCTTAGAAATTCCCGATGGCGATTTGCTCTGTCCTTTTTGCGGAAGTCGCTCGCGAACCCGAAGGCTTTATTGGTTTCTAAACGAGAATGATTTAATCTGCGGAAAAGTGTTGCATTTTTCGCCTTCACGAAGCGTTTATAGATTGCTAAAGAAAAACGCAAACATAACTTATTTTAGCACCGATTTTGAAGATGAATTTCTTGCGGATTATCGTTACGACATCACCCAAATTATAAAAGAAAACGATTTTTTCGACTTAATAATTTGCTACCATATTTTGGAACATATTGAAAACGATAAAAAAGCAATGGAAGAATTGCACCGCGTTTTGAAATCTGGTGGAACCTGCATAATTCAAACTCCTTTTAAAGAAGGAAATATTTACGAAGATTTTTCAAAAAAGACTTCAGAAGAAAGATTGGCGGCTTTTGGTCAGGAAGACCACGTGCGCATCTATTCGGTGGAAGGATTGCAAAAAAGATTGAATGAAAACGGCTTTATAAATGTTGAAATCAAAACTTTTCCTGCAAATGAGCGTTATGGTTTTATGGAAGAAACTGTTTTAATTGCCAAAAAATGA
- a CDS encoding S8 family peptidase, with the protein MRILFLLSIIFLSSFSAIAQEDAWFYLRARDTAFVPTFEKKGDYLIYSGNDARLKAALKNYKIMAFKKTWKHAKKENLKKTFFVISDNAALMQDLLRNVSNHFEFGELIAEEDKKIFEPNDYGLTSTIGKNLGVQRNFDYLDFLEVPKAWYYTTGSRDIIIGISDGTLDPDDIEFAGKTKIIQKSVSAKGHGMSTAEIAAGQGNNGFGAPGICYDCSIYGTNFLHYKNLVQLLELSKLGVKVINCSWGVTRYYETAQQAIYEMMENGTVVVAIGHNTPYSSSKGKEFYYPASYDKVIAVSSASHRYEHYTENIQYLKEQDLYYVKDIRYYVGQTGGFKNNDTTKTPDLYPISVSNLNSKIDILGPGTGLFLYGDLKTKNNIVTTEYNQTSIVAPVVSGTVGLMFSLYPCLPAEEVESIIKFTSTNIDDVEPNKPYAGMYGAGMLNTGRAVEMVFRMFAEKESVKIENQRFSRWDFKLTSITEVILKNQQFTENATLDLTSKKQIVISENTVLKPNASGKIHLKIDPTLKKECELRLRDPSILKD; encoded by the coding sequence GTGCGTATTTTATTCCTGCTTTCTATAATTTTTCTTTCCTCATTTTCGGCTATCGCCCAAGAAGATGCTTGGTTTTATCTTAGGGCTCGTGATACTGCTTTTGTTCCCACCTTTGAAAAAAAGGGAGATTATTTAATCTATTCTGGAAACGATGCCAGATTGAAAGCCGCATTAAAGAATTATAAAATCATGGCTTTTAAAAAAACATGGAAACACGCCAAAAAAGAAAACCTGAAAAAAACCTTCTTTGTGATTTCGGATAATGCCGCATTGATGCAGGATTTATTACGAAATGTTTCAAATCACTTTGAGTTTGGAGAATTAATTGCTGAAGAAGACAAAAAAATATTTGAGCCTAACGATTATGGTCTCACCAGCACCATTGGAAAAAATTTAGGAGTTCAGCGGAATTTTGATTATCTCGATTTTTTAGAAGTTCCAAAGGCTTGGTATTATACTACTGGCTCTAGAGATATTATTATTGGTATTTCTGACGGAACCTTGGATCCAGATGATATAGAATTTGCTGGAAAAACTAAAATTATACAAAAATCTGTTAGTGCCAAGGGTCACGGAATGTCAACGGCAGAAATTGCCGCAGGCCAAGGGAACAATGGGTTTGGCGCCCCAGGAATTTGTTATGATTGTAGTATATACGGAACAAATTTTTTACATTATAAAAATTTGGTACAGCTTTTAGAACTTTCCAAATTGGGTGTAAAAGTTATTAATTGTAGCTGGGGTGTTACGAGATACTACGAAACTGCGCAGCAAGCTATTTATGAAATGATGGAAAATGGTACTGTAGTAGTTGCTATTGGCCACAACACGCCGTATTCCTCCTCTAAAGGAAAAGAGTTCTATTATCCCGCTTCCTATGACAAAGTGATTGCGGTTTCTTCGGCTTCTCACAGATATGAGCACTATACTGAAAACATTCAATATTTAAAAGAGCAAGATTTATATTATGTAAAAGACATTCGTTATTATGTGGGACAAACAGGAGGTTTTAAAAATAATGATACCACAAAGACCCCAGACCTTTATCCTATTAGTGTAAGTAACTTAAATTCAAAAATTGATATTTTGGGACCGGGAACAGGCCTTTTTCTTTATGGTGATCTTAAAACGAAAAATAATATTGTAACGACTGAATATAACCAAACATCCATTGTTGCACCGGTAGTTTCGGGCACTGTTGGACTTATGTTTTCACTCTATCCTTGTCTTCCAGCGGAAGAGGTGGAGAGCATTATTAAATTTACTTCTACAAATATCGATGATGTAGAACCCAACAAACCATACGCAGGAATGTATGGCGCTGGAATGTTAAACACAGGACGCGCCGTGGAAATGGTTTTTAGAATGTTTGCCGAAAAAGAATCTGTAAAAATTGAAAATCAGCGTTTCAGCCGTTGGGATTTTAAACTTACTTCAATTACTGAAGTGATTCTTAAAAACCAACAATTTACAGAAAACGCTACTTTAGATCTTACTTCAAAGAAACAAATAGTAATTTCTGAAAACACCGTTTTAAAACCGAACGCTTCTGGAAAAATTCATCTAAAAATAGATCCAACACTTAAAAAGGAATGTGAATTACGTTTACGCGACCCAAGTATATTGAAAGATTAA
- a CDS encoding cell division ATP-binding protein FtsE, translating to MSQAVLELKNAAIYQTDNLVLSDVSVTVDKGEFVYLIGKTGTGKSSFMKTLYGDLPLKEGEGHIVGYNLATLKENDIPFLRRKLGVVFQDFKLLNDRTVHDNLRFVLTATGWKDKAGMESKINEVLSKVDMKTKAFKYPYQLSGGEQQRVAIARALLNDPELILADEPTGNLDPQTSVEVMEVLREINKNGNTILMATHDYALLLKYPSKTLKCDENQIFEVVQKTV from the coding sequence ATGTCCCAAGCCGTATTGGAATTAAAAAACGCCGCAATCTACCAAACCGATAATTTGGTGCTTTCCGACGTAAGCGTAACCGTTGATAAGGGCGAGTTTGTTTACCTAATCGGGAAAACCGGAACGGGAAAAAGTAGTTTTATGAAAACGCTTTATGGCGATCTTCCTTTAAAAGAAGGTGAAGGTCATATTGTTGGTTATAATCTTGCAACACTTAAAGAAAATGATATTCCTTTTTTAAGAAGAAAACTGGGCGTAGTTTTCCAAGATTTCAAATTGCTGAATGATCGCACAGTTCACGACAACCTTCGTTTTGTGTTAACCGCAACTGGCTGGAAAGACAAAGCAGGAATGGAAAGCAAAATAAATGAAGTGCTATCCAAAGTAGACATGAAAACAAAAGCCTTCAAATATCCTTACCAACTCTCTGGTGGTGAGCAACAGCGTGTGGCAATTGCCCGCGCACTCTTAAACGACCCTGAATTGATTCTTGCAGATGAACCAACAGGAAACCTAGACCCACAAACAAGCGTTGAAGTAATGGAGGTTCTCCGAGAAATAAATAAAAACGGAAACACCATCCTAATGGCCACTCACGATTATGCGTTGCTTCTTAAATATCCTTCAAAAACTTTGAAATGCGACGAAAATCAGATTTTTGAAGTTGTTCAGAAGACGGTTTAA
- a CDS encoding tail fiber protein: protein MKKIFPTIVFAITLLFCFSAAAQRNPFKNLSEKNGKIGIGTDFPDELLTVKGKIHTQEVLVDLNGAIAPDYVFESYFNGFSEAMPEYKLISLEELEAFVKKNNHLPNVPSAETMQNEGIFLKEMNLILLKKIEELTLYILQQQKEIDVLKQLVLSSETVKE, encoded by the coding sequence ATGAAAAAAATCTTCCCTACAATAGTATTTGCAATTACACTACTATTCTGTTTTTCCGCCGCCGCACAGCGAAACCCTTTTAAAAACCTGTCAGAAAAAAACGGTAAAATAGGGATTGGAACTGATTTCCCCGACGAACTCTTAACGGTTAAAGGAAAGATTCATACACAAGAAGTATTAGTAGATTTAAATGGAGCCATAGCACCAGATTATGTTTTTGAAAGCTATTTCAACGGTTTTTCAGAAGCAATGCCCGAATACAAATTGATTTCCTTGGAAGAACTGGAAGCTTTTGTAAAGAAAAATAATCATTTGCCAAATGTCCCTTCTGCTGAGACAATGCAGAATGAGGGGATTTTTTTAAAAGAAATGAATTTGATTTTACTTAAAAAAATAGAAGAGTTGACGCTTTATATCCTTCAACAGCAAAAAGAAATTGATGTTTTAAAACAACTGGTTCTCTCTTCAGAAACAGTAAAAGAATGA
- a CDS encoding transposase, protein MKKFKGKYRIESIRAQWWDYGWNGAYFITICTKNRKHFFGEIKNGKMVFSSLGIIVDILWHEIPNHSKHVSLGEFVVMPNHIHGILLIDKPNGDDMDCGLDDDGLEGVVDGVVDGVVDGVVDGVVETRHALSLRGTMDRTTDGTTNRTTDGSTDGSTGEKTEKTMDGTTGKTIGKTRFQNQGKNTISSIVGSYKSAVTRHANRLEIENGWQNRFHDHIIRNHDEYNRIENYIIKNPQNWKDDKFHN, encoded by the coding sequence ATGAAAAAATTTAAGGGGAAATATAGAATTGAATCCATTCGTGCGCAATGGTGGGATTATGGTTGGAATGGGGCTTATTTTATAACCATTTGCACTAAAAACAGGAAACATTTTTTCGGGGAAATTAAGAATGGGAAAATGGTTTTTTCATCCTTAGGAATTATTGTTGATATATTATGGCACGAAATTCCAAATCATTCAAAACACGTTTCGTTGGGCGAATTCGTGGTTATGCCTAACCATATCCATGGTATTTTATTAATTGACAAACCGAATGGCGATGATATGGATTGTGGTTTGGATGACGATGGGTTAGAAGGCGTGGTTGACGGCGTGGTTGACGGCGTGGTTGACGGCGTGGTTGACGGCGTGGTAGAGACAAGGCATGCCTTGTCTCTACGGGGAACGATGGACAGAACAACGGACGGAACAACAAACAGAACAACAGACGGATCAACAGACGGATCAACGGGCGAAAAAACGGAAAAAACGATGGATGGAACAACAGGAAAAACGATTGGAAAAACCCGATTTCAAAATCAGGGAAAAAATACCATTTCGTCCATTGTGGGTTCCTATAAATCTGCGGTCACGCGACACGCCAATCGTTTGGAAATTGAAAATGGCTGGCAGAACAGGTTTCACGACCACATCATTCGGAACCACGATGAATATAATCGTATTGAAAATTATATTATCAAAAACCCACAAAATTGGAAGGATGATAAATTTCATAATTAA
- a CDS encoding tetratricopeptide repeat protein: MIKNFCVFSLFLFLSFSSFSQQTATYTNELVDFNQALELYNNGQYLAAQSLFDKIKNSSDDETVQSDCAYYVANAAVRLNQQNADQLMESFVEKYPTSLKRNSAYIDVANYYFENGKYPFAQKWYDKVDQGSLSRSEQERFNFNNGYVYFKAKRYDDAKPFFNKVSTSQKYGSQAKYYLGFIAYEGDDYEVANKNFEEVKGEERYSEDLSYYQADMNFKLGNFQKAIDMGKEQFSKSSPEEKSQLSKIIGESYFNLGNYSEAIPYLKDYKGTRGKWNNTDYYQLGYAYYKEGDFEKAIGEFNKIVDGKNATAQNAYYHLAESYLKLDKKQEALNAFKNASEMDFSAEIQEDAYLNYAKLSYEIGNSYKSTPQVLLLFIEKYPSNANNDELKKLLIDSYITSKNYKEAFNLLENNKDFADKSAYQKVAFYRGIELYNESNYNEAISFFDKSMKESQDARFAARATYWKAESDYQLSNFEKSLAGYKKFAQMSGSQTTSENKNLNYNIAYNQFKLKNYTEAISNFKSYVGSSSAETVRKKDAYLRLGDSYFVTSQYWPAMENYNAAAEMGGDNDYAQFQKAISYGFVDRPDKKVEELIAFAKKYPKSVYRDDALYELGNTYVAQNKTNAAISAYDQLVRDIPNSSFVSKALLKKALIYDNTGKSNDALAIFKRVAKDFPSTPEALQAVASAKIIYIDQGNVDEYARWVKTLDYVQVGDTELDDAAYLAAEQPYLENNQSQAKGRFEDYLKQFPNGQHAQNAHFYLGQIYFTDGKNDQAIPHFEYVVNRERSEFTEQALARVSELYLGKKDYKNALKYLTRLEAEADFPQNLIFAQTNSMKASYELKQYVEAVNYAEKVLQNSKIDNSIKSDAQVIIARSAMKTNNETKAKTAYAEVQKIATGQLAAEALYFDAYFKNKEGKFEASNASVQKLAKDYSGYKLYGAKGLVLMAKNFYELKDAYQATYILESVTKNFTDFPEVVEEAKAELAVIKNAEAKTNSSVETGN; the protein is encoded by the coding sequence ATGATTAAGAATTTCTGTGTCTTTTCGCTTTTTCTATTCCTCTCATTTTCATCATTTTCCCAGCAAACAGCAACATATACTAACGAACTCGTTGATTTTAACCAAGCCTTAGAATTATATAATAATGGCCAATATCTTGCCGCGCAAAGTCTTTTCGATAAAATAAAGAACAGCAGCGATGATGAAACAGTACAAAGTGACTGTGCCTATTATGTTGCAAATGCAGCCGTTCGTTTAAATCAGCAAAACGCCGACCAGCTGATGGAAAGTTTCGTGGAAAAATATCCCACGAGTTTAAAACGAAATTCTGCTTATATAGATGTAGCAAATTACTATTTCGAAAACGGAAAATATCCTTTCGCACAAAAATGGTACGATAAAGTTGATCAAGGAAGTTTGAGCAGAAGTGAGCAAGAACGTTTCAATTTCAACAATGGCTATGTTTATTTTAAGGCGAAACGTTATGACGATGCAAAACCTTTTTTCAACAAAGTTTCCACGTCACAGAAATATGGTTCTCAGGCTAAATATTATTTAGGTTTTATAGCTTATGAAGGCGATGATTACGAAGTAGCCAACAAGAATTTTGAAGAAGTAAAAGGTGAAGAACGCTATTCCGAAGACCTTTCCTATTACCAAGCCGATATGAATTTCAAACTCGGAAACTTCCAAAAAGCCATAGATATGGGGAAGGAGCAGTTTAGTAAATCCAGTCCCGAAGAAAAGAGTCAGCTTTCAAAAATTATTGGGGAAAGTTATTTTAATCTAGGCAACTATTCTGAAGCCATTCCATATTTAAAAGACTACAAAGGCACGCGTGGCAAATGGAACAACACAGATTATTACCAATTGGGTTACGCTTATTACAAAGAAGGTGATTTCGAAAAAGCAATCGGTGAGTTCAATAAAATTGTTGATGGAAAGAATGCCACGGCCCAAAATGCTTACTATCATTTGGCTGAAAGTTATTTGAAACTAGACAAAAAGCAAGAAGCATTAAATGCTTTTAAAAATGCTTCGGAAATGGATTTCAGTGCTGAAATTCAAGAAGATGCTTATTTGAATTATGCAAAATTGAGTTATGAAATTGGGAACAGTTATAAAAGCACGCCACAGGTTTTGCTTTTGTTTATTGAAAAATATCCAAGCAACGCTAATAACGACGAACTTAAAAAATTATTGATTGACAGTTATATCACTTCAAAAAATTACAAGGAAGCCTTTAATCTGCTTGAAAACAACAAAGATTTCGCAGATAAATCGGCTTACCAAAAAGTAGCCTTTTATAGAGGAATTGAACTTTATAACGAATCAAATTACAACGAAGCGATTTCGTTTTTTGATAAAAGCATGAAAGAGTCGCAGGATGCAAGGTTTGCAGCACGCGCAACTTATTGGAAAGCTGAAAGCGATTATCAACTTTCTAATTTTGAGAAATCGTTGGCTGGTTATAAAAAGTTTGCACAAATGTCAGGTTCTCAAACCACTTCAGAAAACAAAAATTTGAATTATAATATAGCTTACAATCAATTTAAACTGAAGAACTACACTGAAGCCATTTCAAATTTTAAAAGTTATGTTGGCTCTTCTTCCGCTGAAACAGTTCGGAAAAAAGATGCTTATTTGCGATTGGGCGACAGTTATTTTGTGACCAGTCAATATTGGCCAGCGATGGAAAACTACAATGCTGCTGCTGAAATGGGAGGTGATAATGATTATGCACAATTTCAAAAAGCAATCAGCTACGGTTTTGTGGATCGCCCCGATAAAAAGGTTGAGGAATTGATTGCATTTGCAAAAAAATATCCAAAATCCGTTTATCGCGACGATGCTTTGTATGAATTAGGAAATACCTACGTGGCACAAAATAAAACAAACGCAGCTATCTCGGCGTATGACCAATTGGTTCGCGACATTCCAAACAGCAGTTTCGTTTCAAAAGCATTGCTGAAAAAGGCACTGATTTATGACAATACTGGAAAAAGTAACGATGCGTTGGCTATTTTCAAAAGAGTGGCAAAGGATTTCCCATCAACTCCTGAAGCTTTGCAAGCCGTTGCTTCCGCAAAAATCATTTACATAGACCAAGGAAATGTTGACGAATACGCCCGTTGGGTAAAAACTTTGGATTATGTGCAAGTGGGCGATACAGAACTTGACGACGCTGCGTATTTGGCTGCAGAGCAACCTTATTTAGAAAACAATCAAAGTCAGGCAAAGGGCCGTTTTGAGGATTATTTGAAGCAATTTCCAAATGGGCAACACGCACAGAATGCACATTTCTATTTAGGCCAAATTTATTTTACTGACGGGAAAAATGATCAGGCAATCCCACATTTTGAATACGTGGTAAATCGTGAAAGAAGCGAATTTACGGAACAAGCTTTAGCAAGAGTTTCAGAATTGTATTTAGGCAAAAAAGATTATAAGAACGCTTTAAAATATTTAACGCGTTTGGAAGCCGAAGCAGATTTTCCACAGAACTTAATTTTTGCACAGACCAATAGTATGAAGGCTTCGTATGAATTGAAGCAATATGTCGAAGCAGTAAATTATGCTGAGAAAGTACTTCAAAATTCAAAAATCGACAATTCAATAAAAAGTGATGCACAAGTGATTATTGCTCGTTCGGCAATGAAAACAAATAATGAAACCAAAGCCAAAACTGCTTATGCCGAAGTGCAGAAAATTGCAACTGGTCAATTAGCTGCTGAAGCGCTTTATTTCGATGCTTACTTCAAAAATAAGGAAGGAAAATTCGAAGCCTCAAACGCTTCTGTACAGAAATTAGCTAAGGATTATTCTGGCTATAAATTATACGGAGCCAAAGGATTGGTGCTGATGGCGAAGAATTTTTACGAATTAAAAGATGCGTACCAAGCAACCTACATTTTGGAAAGTGTAACTAAAAACTTCACCGATTTTCCAGAAGTGGTTGAAGAGGCAAAAGCAGAATTAGCTGTAATCAAAAACGCAGAAGCAAAAACCAATTCATCTGTAGAAACAGGAAACTAA
- a CDS encoding amidohydrolase, with the protein MKKLLFLLLAISIASCAPEKLPADLLIKNATIYTVDKDFSTANALVVKDGKILEIGLKPELELKYTIKETYDAKGNTVVPGLIDAHAHLYGLGLGLQNVDLVGTTSFDEILGRVVAFQEEKNMPYIIGRGWDQNDWDDKNFPTKKELDSLFPDTAVSLRRIDGHAMLVNSKALELAGITSKTKVAGGEIVLENGEPSGIIIDAPMDLIAKTFPEITSEVSTEALLEAEKIALSYGLTTVDDAGLNRNIIELIDALQKEGKFKLRIYAMVSNSPENLDYYLKQGIQKTDRLSVRSFKVYADGALGSRGAAMRESYSDMQLHFGAMITTADSLNYLAEKIAASEFQMNTHAIGDSANIAVLRAYKKALEGKTDRRWRVEHAQIISEPDFNYFDDNNNILPSVQPTHATSDMYWAEDRVGAERMKGAYAYKKLLDEAGMVALGTDFPVEHVNPMYTFYAAVARKDLKNYPEDGFQMKDALTREEALKGMTIWAAFANFEENEKGSIEVGKFADFTILDKDIMKVDEKELSNTKVIATFINGEMVYNAQ; encoded by the coding sequence ATGAAAAAACTATTATTTCTTTTATTAGCAATATCAATTGCATCCTGCGCCCCAGAAAAACTTCCCGCAGATTTATTAATAAAAAACGCAACAATCTATACGGTTGACAAAGATTTCAGTACAGCAAATGCGCTGGTGGTAAAAGACGGAAAAATTCTTGAAATAGGTTTAAAACCTGAACTGGAATTAAAATATACGATCAAAGAAACCTATGATGCCAAAGGCAACACTGTAGTTCCGGGATTGATTGATGCACACGCACATTTATATGGTCTTGGTTTGGGTTTACAGAATGTAGATTTGGTTGGAACGACGAGTTTCGATGAGATTTTGGGGCGTGTTGTAGCTTTTCAGGAAGAAAAAAATATGCCCTATATCATTGGACGTGGTTGGGATCAAAATGATTGGGATGATAAAAATTTTCCAACTAAAAAGGAATTGGATTCTCTATTTCCCGATACAGCTGTTTCTTTGCGCAGAATTGACGGCCACGCGATGTTGGTTAATTCGAAAGCTTTGGAGTTGGCTGGAATTACTTCAAAAACCAAAGTTGCCGGCGGCGAAATAGTTTTGGAAAATGGTGAACCATCTGGAATTATTATCGATGCTCCAATGGATTTAATCGCTAAAACTTTTCCCGAAATTACAAGTGAAGTTTCCACCGAAGCACTTTTGGAAGCTGAAAAGATTGCTCTTAGCTATGGCTTAACAACCGTTGATGACGCAGGTTTAAATAGAAATATTATTGAACTTATTGATGCACTTCAAAAAGAAGGAAAATTCAAACTTAGAATTTATGCAATGGTTAGCAACAGTCCTGAAAATCTTGATTATTATTTGAAGCAGGGAATTCAAAAAACTGATAGATTAAGTGTCCGTTCATTTAAAGTATATGCAGACGGTGCCTTGGGTTCCCGCGGTGCTGCAATGCGCGAATCGTACAGCGACATGCAACTCCATTTTGGAGCAATGATTACAACTGCTGATAGTTTGAATTATTTAGCTGAAAAAATTGCAGCTTCCGAGTTTCAAATGAACACTCACGCCATTGGCGATTCTGCCAATATTGCTGTTTTGCGAGCTTACAAAAAAGCTTTGGAAGGAAAAACCGACAGACGTTGGAGAGTGGAACATGCGCAGATTATTTCTGAACCAGATTTCAATTATTTTGATGATAATAACAATATTCTTCCATCCGTACAACCAACTCACGCAACAAGCGATATGTACTGGGCTGAAGATAGAGTAGGAGCAGAACGGATGAAGGGCGCTTATGCCTATAAGAAATTGCTTGATGAAGCTGGAATGGTGGCTTTAGGAACCGATTTTCCAGTGGAACACGTAAACCCAATGTACACTTTTTATGCAGCCGTTGCGCGAAAAGACTTAAAGAACTATCCCGAAGATGGTTTTCAAATGAAGGATGCGCTAACTCGTGAAGAAGCCTTAAAAGGAATGACAATTTGGGCGGCTTTTGCCAATTTTGAAGAAAATGAAAAAGGAAGCATTGAAGTAGGAAAATTTGCAGATTTCACGATTCTTGATAAAGATATTATGAAAGTTGACGAAAAAGAACTTTCAAACACAAAAGTAATCGCAACTTTCATAAATGGCGAAATGGTTTATAACGCCCAATAA